In a genomic window of Verrucomicrobiota bacterium:
- a CDS encoding transposase yields the protein MTTTADSVTLACMARKLRVEYPGAIYHVMNRGDRREPIFQDDQDRQRFVETLAEACAKTGWQVQALCLMPNHFHLVVETPQPNLVAGMKWLLGTYTARFNRRHKRFGHLFAGRYKSLVVDGSGTGYLKTVCDYVHLNPARAQLVPADQPLRRYAWSSWPAYLLGPSKRPAWLCVDRLLGEYGVGKDSAAGRQRLEQALEERRRAGVGDAFQRVRRGWCLGEEAFRKELLAQMSERLGAEHYGAERAESAQEKAERIIAAELKRRGWTEAELSKRPKGDATKVKLAQRLRAETVQTVAWISQRLHLGSRAYANHLLWRAKQEQTK from the coding sequence TTGACTACGACTGCGGATTCCGTCACGCTGGCCTGCATGGCTCGGAAGCTGAGAGTCGAGTATCCCGGCGCGATTTACCATGTGATGAATCGGGGCGACCGGCGCGAACCCATTTTTCAAGATGACCAGGACCGGCAGCGGTTCGTGGAAACGCTGGCCGAGGCTTGCGCCAAAACCGGTTGGCAGGTGCAAGCACTTTGTCTGATGCCCAACCATTTTCATCTGGTGGTCGAGACCCCGCAGCCCAATCTGGTGGCCGGGATGAAATGGCTTTTGGGAACGTACACGGCGCGGTTTAACCGTCGGCACAAGCGGTTCGGGCACTTGTTTGCTGGGCGTTACAAATCGTTGGTGGTGGATGGTTCAGGCACCGGCTATCTCAAGACGGTCTGTGACTACGTGCATCTGAATCCGGCGCGCGCCCAACTGGTGCCAGCGGACCAACCGCTGCGCCGCTACGCCTGGAGCAGTTGGCCGGCCTATTTGCTGGGGCCGAGCAAACGTCCGGCCTGGCTGTGCGTGGACCGGTTGTTGGGAGAATACGGGGTGGGGAAGGATAGTGCGGCGGGTCGGCAGAGACTGGAGCAGGCACTGGAGGAGCGCCGCCGGGCCGGGGTCGGAGATGCGTTTCAGAGGGTGCGCCGGGGCTGGTGCCTGGGAGAAGAGGCGTTTCGGAAAGAGCTGCTGGCGCAGATGAGTGAGCGACTGGGAGCCGAACATTACGGAGCGGAGCGAGCCGAGAGCGCACAGGAGAAGGCCGAGCGGATCATTGCGGCTGAGCTCAAGCGCCGGGGCTGGACGGAGGCAGAGTTGTCCAAGCGGCCCAAGGGTGATGCCACGAAAGTGAAGTTAGCCCAACGGCTCCGCGCCGAAACTGTGCAAACCGTGGCCTGGATTTCTCAGCGGCTTCATTTGGGCAGCCGCGCCTATGCGAATCATCTGCTCTGGCGCGCGAAACAGGAGCAGACGAAGTAG
- a CDS encoding NIPSNAP family protein has product MKKIVLPLLFANLFAMENATNGATVFDNTDSRVYELRTYYAAPGKLDDLNARFRNHTCKLFEKHGMVNIGYWVPIENPDNKLIYIVAHESREAARKSWGAFGADPDWKTARDASEKNGKLVNKLESVFLAATDYSPAIKASVGKEPRIFELRTYKASPGNLGRLNARFRNHTLKLFAKHGMKNVGYWTPTKDQKSSEDTLIYILAHQSKEAAAASFKAFGEDPDWVKAKEASEKEAGGSLTVAGPEGVKSLFMKATDYSQTR; this is encoded by the coding sequence ATGAAAAAAATCGTTTTGCCCCTTCTTTTTGCCAACTTGTTCGCTATGGAAAACGCCACAAACGGCGCGACTGTGTTCGACAATACAGATTCCCGCGTTTACGAGCTTCGGACGTATTACGCCGCGCCGGGCAAACTCGACGACCTGAACGCCCGGTTCCGCAATCACACCTGCAAGCTCTTCGAGAAGCACGGCATGGTGAACATCGGTTACTGGGTGCCGATCGAGAATCCGGACAACAAATTGATCTACATCGTGGCCCACGAGAGCCGAGAGGCGGCGCGAAAGTCGTGGGGAGCATTTGGCGCAGATCCCGATTGGAAGACCGCGCGGGACGCTTCAGAGAAGAACGGGAAATTGGTCAACAAGCTTGAGTCGGTCTTCCTGGCGGCTACGGATTATTCGCCTGCGATCAAGGCATCCGTGGGCAAAGAGCCGCGAATTTTCGAGCTGCGCACTTACAAAGCGAGCCCCGGGAATCTGGGCCGGCTCAACGCCCGGTTCCGCAATCACACGCTGAAGCTCTTCGCCAAGCACGGTATGAAGAACGTAGGCTATTGGACCCCGACCAAAGATCAGAAGAGCAGCGAGGACACACTGATTTACATCCTGGCGCACCAGAGCAAGGAAGCCGCCGCCGCGTCGTTCAAGGCGTTTGGCGAGGATCCGGACTGGGTGAAAGCAAAGGAGGCGTCCGAGAAGGAAGCGGGAGGCTCGCTCACAGTCGCGGGGCCAGAAGGCGTCAAGTCGCTGTTCATGAAAGCGACGGATTATTCGCAGACGCGCTGA
- a CDS encoding MBL fold metallo-hydrolase, whose amino-acid sequence MFLIEVNEQRILLECGLFQGKRDESVERNRAFPFQAAQIDAVILSHAHIDHCGNLPNLCRQGFTGNIYSTFATRDLASILLEDSAEIQRADAEFVSRKRAKRNLPPVEPLYSAGDAEKAIRQFVAINYERPMLVADGVTVTFRDAGHILGSAQVVLDIREAGRKFRHLFSGDIGRGDDDILRDPQPVENVDFLQIESTYGDREHSPKSSAPEDVGRLVRETLNQHGKVIIPAFSVGRTQQIVYTLHQMTREGSLPQIPIFVDSPLSVNATEVYRLHPECFNDEIYRFLRETANPFGMENLTYIREQAHSVKLNDLKEAAIIISASGMCEAGRVRHHLKNHIGSPNNLVLFIGYCAEHTLGAQILSGRDTVNIFGEPHAVRARIASIDSFSGHADKHELKRYVGGLTGDIKKIFVVHGEASQAFAFAETLKVMKPKAEVAVPDYRQSFEC is encoded by the coding sequence ATGTTCCTGATCGAGGTCAACGAACAACGAATCCTGCTCGAATGCGGTTTGTTTCAAGGCAAACGCGATGAGTCCGTCGAACGCAACCGCGCGTTCCCGTTCCAGGCCGCGCAGATTGATGCCGTCATCTTGAGCCACGCCCACATCGATCACTGCGGGAATCTGCCCAATCTCTGCCGCCAGGGCTTCACCGGAAACATCTATTCCACTTTTGCCACGCGCGATCTCGCGAGCATTTTGCTCGAAGACTCCGCCGAGATTCAGAGGGCCGACGCCGAATTCGTCAGCCGTAAACGCGCCAAACGCAATCTGCCTCCCGTCGAACCGCTCTACAGCGCCGGCGACGCCGAAAAAGCGATCCGGCAGTTCGTGGCCATCAACTACGAGCGTCCGATGCTGGTGGCGGATGGTGTGACGGTGACGTTCCGCGATGCCGGTCACATTCTCGGATCGGCGCAGGTCGTTCTGGATATCCGCGAGGCGGGCCGCAAATTTCGCCACCTTTTCTCCGGCGACATCGGGCGCGGCGACGACGATATTTTGCGCGACCCGCAGCCTGTCGAAAACGTCGATTTCCTCCAGATCGAAAGCACCTATGGCGACCGCGAACACTCGCCGAAGTCGAGCGCGCCCGAGGACGTGGGCAGACTGGTTCGGGAGACCCTGAACCAACATGGCAAGGTGATCATTCCCGCATTTTCCGTCGGGCGAACGCAACAGATTGTCTATACGCTGCACCAAATGACGCGGGAAGGGAGTTTGCCGCAAATCCCGATCTTCGTGGACAGCCCGCTCAGCGTGAACGCCACGGAGGTCTATCGGTTGCACCCGGAATGTTTCAACGATGAGATCTATCGATTCCTCCGCGAGACGGCCAATCCGTTCGGCATGGAGAACCTGACTTACATTCGCGAGCAGGCGCACTCGGTGAAACTCAACGATTTGAAGGAAGCGGCGATTATCATCAGCGCGTCCGGCATGTGTGAAGCCGGACGGGTTCGACATCACCTGAAGAACCACATCGGTTCGCCCAACAATCTCGTGCTATTCATTGGCTATTGCGCCGAGCACACCCTGGGCGCGCAAATCCTATCCGGGCGCGACACCGTCAACATCTTCGGCGAACCGCATGCGGTGCGCGCGCGGATCGCGTCCATCGATTCGTTCTCAGGCCACGCGGACAAGCACGAGTTGAAGCGCTACGTCGGCGGATTGACGGGTGACATCAAGAAAATATTCGTCGTCCATGGCGAAGCATCGCAAGCTTTCGCGTTCGCCGAGACACTCAAAGTTATGAAACCAAAGGCAGAAGTGGCCGTCCCGGACTACAGGCAGTCCTTTGAGTGCTAA
- a CDS encoding DUF5069 domain-containing protein codes for MVLKFHPLQERVERLTGSHGLKMIRAMEKTIYPRSPRETMAGWVHLPRFIDKIRLHLAGKLPADYEENFTKGFDEAWLKAAGVPAETFIQIVKDSLTDGEVFDWVLRNLKKTDAEKAAFNQWVLNRGSDTEDMKSRLKWRKEQAGLAQRDDIRTFVDFIDADEKRI; via the coding sequence GTGGTTCTGAAATTTCATCCGCTTCAGGAACGGGTTGAAAGATTGACAGGCAGCCACGGCCTCAAGATGATCCGCGCCATGGAAAAAACGATTTATCCCCGTAGCCCGCGCGAAACCATGGCCGGCTGGGTGCATCTGCCCCGATTCATCGACAAGATACGCCTTCACCTGGCGGGCAAACTGCCGGCCGATTACGAGGAAAACTTTACCAAAGGTTTCGATGAAGCCTGGCTGAAGGCCGCAGGCGTCCCTGCCGAGACGTTTATCCAGATCGTAAAGGACAGTCTCACGGATGGCGAAGTCTTCGACTGGGTGCTCAGAAACCTCAAGAAGACCGACGCCGAGAAGGCGGCTTTCAATCAGTGGGTTCTCAACCGCGGGAGCGACACCGAAGACATGAAATCGCGTTTGAAGTGGCGCAAGGAGCAGGCCGGGTTGGCGCAGCGGGATGACATTCGGACGTTTGTGGACTTCATCGACGCCGATGAAAAACGGATTTGA
- a CDS encoding glutamine synthetase: protein MNLQALKSKIKSGEIDTVVVAFPDVFGRLVGKRFTGRFFLDHVAVHGTHGCNYLLTVNLEMDPMDGFQIANWDQGFGDFEMQPDFSTLRQIPWQAGAALVLCDYVHHGGQRVEEAPRSVLRKQVEALARKSLACYAASELEFFLFNQTFHDAFQSGYRDLTPASDYRIDYHTMQPAAEESLMRAVRNQMTAARVPIESSKGEWGRGQHEVNFIYDQALPMADMHVVFKQGLKEMAAQQGRAVTFMPKPFAAEVGSSCHIHVSLWRQEQNLFWERKSKSGSKLFRQFLGGLMKYAPELCYFFAPTINAYKRYQAASWAPTKMAWAFDNRTVGFRVVGSESSFRIENRMPGADANPYLAFAATIAAGMAGVEEGLDCGPVYEGNAYVDPRLASLPRTLRDAARLLDQSKLARRVFGDGVVDFYVHTARLEAQAFDDAVTDWERIRYFERI, encoded by the coding sequence ATGAACCTCCAGGCGCTGAAATCCAAAATCAAATCCGGCGAAATCGACACCGTGGTGGTGGCGTTCCCCGATGTGTTTGGCCGGCTCGTCGGCAAGCGTTTTACCGGGCGATTTTTTCTCGATCATGTGGCCGTGCATGGCACGCACGGCTGCAATTATCTGCTCACGGTCAACCTGGAGATGGACCCGATGGATGGGTTCCAGATCGCCAATTGGGACCAGGGCTTTGGGGATTTCGAGATGCAGCCGGATTTTTCCACGTTGCGGCAGATTCCGTGGCAGGCCGGAGCCGCGCTGGTCCTTTGCGATTACGTTCACCACGGCGGCCAACGAGTTGAAGAAGCGCCGCGCTCCGTGCTCCGCAAGCAGGTCGAGGCCCTGGCGCGCAAAAGCCTGGCTTGTTACGCCGCCAGTGAACTGGAGTTTTTCCTCTTCAACCAAACCTTCCACGACGCCTTCCAATCTGGCTATCGCGATCTGACGCCGGCCAGCGATTACCGCATCGACTACCACACGATGCAGCCCGCGGCGGAGGAGAGCCTAATGCGCGCCGTGCGGAACCAAATGACCGCGGCGCGCGTGCCGATCGAGTCGAGCAAGGGCGAGTGGGGCAGGGGACAGCACGAGGTGAATTTCATCTACGATCAGGCGCTGCCCATGGCGGACATGCACGTCGTGTTCAAACAAGGATTGAAGGAGATGGCGGCGCAACAGGGCCGCGCGGTCACGTTCATGCCGAAACCTTTCGCCGCCGAAGTCGGGAGCAGTTGCCACATTCACGTGAGCCTCTGGAGGCAGGAACAGAACCTTTTCTGGGAACGGAAATCCAAAAGCGGATCGAAGCTTTTCCGGCAATTCCTGGGCGGCTTGATGAAATACGCGCCCGAGCTTTGCTATTTCTTTGCCCCGACCATTAACGCCTACAAACGCTATCAAGCGGCGAGCTGGGCGCCGACCAAGATGGCGTGGGCGTTCGACAATCGGACGGTCGGCTTCCGCGTCGTCGGCTCGGAAAGTTCGTTCCGGATCGAAAACCGGATGCCGGGCGCGGACGCGAATCCGTATCTGGCTTTTGCGGCGACGATCGCTGCGGGAATGGCGGGCGTGGAGGAAGGATTGGATTGCGGCCCGGTTTACGAGGGGAACGCGTACGTTGATCCGAGATTGGCGAGTCTGCCGAGAACCCTGCGCGACGCGGCCCGGCTCCTGGATCAAAGCAAGCTGGCGCGGCGCGTTTTTGGCGACGGCGTCGTGGATTTTTACGTGCACACCGCGCGATTGGAGGCGCAGGCATTCGATGACGCGGTCACGGATTGGGAGCGGATTCGTTACTTCGAGAGGATTTGA